From a region of the Vanessa atalanta chromosome 13, ilVanAtal1.2, whole genome shotgun sequence genome:
- the LOC125068251 gene encoding serine/threonine-protein phosphatase 4 regulatory subunit 2-like: MACRLIVLILLTAPVIYCHKVITILSDFNNDKDVEFFKTTLPWIVDNIGSDIDLKFHFNDSGVKSGPRQCVLFQLSRNSYLQVDYLSCEANGSAYTECIKHLPIDILRLHRCLRSNVKRIVKNAEREFQRFKASVTPVVILPRRRIINDNSPQNILKSICDLYPRQYPMRPIGCIKTSPLPGKNQENEKTNETSTPQTETTPNEKNQEEKPTPESEAELKEENSRPESEIKPKEEKSEPESKEKQNDDNSKPESETKPKEEKSELESKEKQNNDNNKQESEAKPKEEKSDPKSEEKENKEQSQPESEAKL; the protein is encoded by the coding sequence ATGGCTTGTCGGTTAATAGTCCTTATCCTCCTAACAGCACCAGTCATTTACTGTCACaaagtaattactattttatcggattttaataatgataaagacgtagagttttttaaaacaacactTCCGTGGATTGTTGACAATATTGGTTCTGATATCgatttgaaatttcattttaacgACAGTGGCGTAAAATCAGGTCCGAGACAGTGCGTTCTGTTTCAATTGTCAAGAAATTCATATCTTCAAGTCGATTACTTAAGCTGTGAAGCAAATGGTAGTGCATATACTGAATGTATAAAACATCTACCTATTGATATACTTCGTCTACATAGGTGCTTAAGATCAAATGTTAAAAGAATTGTTAAAAATGCTGAAAGAGAATTTCAAAGATTTAAAGCTAGTGTCACTCCGGTTGTAATTCTCCCGAGGCGaagaattataaatgataactcgccacaaaatattttaaaaagtatatgtgATTTATATCCTAGGCAATACCCTATGCGACCAATAGGTTGTATTAAAACCTCTCCTCTTCCTGGTAAAAATCAAGAAaacgaaaaaacaaatgaaacatcTACGCCACAGACTGAAACAACACCAAACGAAAAAAATCAGGAAGAAAAGCCTACACCAGAAAGTGAAGCAGAACTAAAAGAAGAAAATAGTAGGCCAGAGAGTGAAATAAAACCAAAAGAAGAAAAGAGTGAGCCGGAgagtaaagaaaaacaaaatgacGATAATAGTAAGCCAGAGAGTGAAACAAAACCAAAAGAGGAAAAGAGTGAACTGGAgagtaaagaaaaacaaaataacgataataataaacaagaGAGTGAAGCAAAACCAAAAGAGGAAAAGAGTGACCCGAAGAGtgaagaaaaagaaaacaaagaacAGAGCCAGCCAGAGAGTGAAGCAAAATTATAA